TGCAGGGCGGGTACGACACCGATGCGCTGGTGCCTCGACCGGTGCCGGGGCGGGACGAGCCCGTCGGCGGCGCCGACACGTTCCGCCACCTGTCTCGAGCCAATGTCTCTTATCTCGCGCCGGTCGGCAACGGGCTCACGCTGACGGCCGGCCTCTTCAACAGCTTTATCGGCTATCAGTCGATCTACGCCAAGAACAATTTCAACTACACCCGGTCCTATATGGCCGACAATGCGCCTTACTTCATGTTCGGATTGGGGGCGCGGTACCCCGTCGGTGAACGGCTGCGGCTCGGGCTCTACGCGATCAACGGGTACAACTATCTCTCGCACCCCAACGACCACCTGAGCTACGGTGTTCAGGCGGCATACCGGCTGGCGGAAAGCCTGACCGTGACGGAAAATCTCTACTACGGGCCGGACCAATCCAATACGGACCTGCGGTTTTGGCGGTTTTTCTCGGACAGCATCGTCGAATGGAGGCGCGATCGCGTCACGCTGGCCGTGTCGTACGACATCGGGACCGAAGAAGCGGCCGAATCGGCCGGTCACCCGCGGACCTTTTGGACCGCCGCCGCGGCTTTCGTCCGGTGGAACATCGCCGGGCCCTGGAGCGTGGCGGTCCGACCGGAGTTCTATTGGGATCGCAACGGGCGCATCACGGGCTCCGAGCAATTCATCAAGGCCGTGACTGCGACGCTGGATCACACGCTGCGGCTCGGTGCCCACACCGCATTGCTGCGACTCGAGTACCGGTTCGACGAGTCCACCGGTCCCGGCGGAGGATTTTTCAAAGGAAGCGAAATCGCGCCGGGCGTGATCGGGTTGACGGGCAGTCAGCACCTGGCCATCGCGGCGCTGATCTGGGCGTTCGATTCGTAACGATGTTTCGGACCGGATCAGGACGCCGGCTTGGCCGCCATGCCCGTCAGCTTCACCTCCAGCGGCGCCAGCTTTTCGATGTTCAGCGTTGCAGCGGCGATGCCGACCCGGTCGGCGACCTGGTCGATCTCTTCCAAAATGCGGCTGAACAGCGTGTCCTTGGTCGCGCGGCGCAGCTTATAGTCCACGACATACCTCAGCGTGTATTCCAGCCAGTTCTGGTTGGCTATCAACGACACGGTCGGTTTGACGGTGGCGTGCTCGATCATGTACTTGAAGGCGACCTGCCGCCAGGCCTCTTCCGCCGCTCTGGCGTAATCCCCGACCACTTCTTCTCCTACTCGCTCCAGAATCCGGCGCGCCATCCGGTAATCGCTGCCGTATTTGATCGGCACCATGATCTCATCCCACAGGAACGGAAAATCTCCCGAATAGTTGAAGACCGGTTCTTTGAAGACGAAGCTGTTGGCGACCCGCACGATCCGGCCGTTGTAGAGATCGGCGTTGACCCATTGGCCGCACTCCATCAGCGTCGTCCGCAGCACCCCCACGTCGATCACGTCGCCTTTGATGCCGCCGAGCTGGATGCGATCGCCGGGCCGATAAAATTTACCGAAGGAAACGGCCAGCCACCCGGCCACGCTGGCGATCACTTCCTGCAAGGCGAAGGCCACACCCGCTCCGGCGACGCCGAAAGCGACGGTGAATTGGCTGAAACGCACGCTGAAGATGCTGGTCAGGCCGATCAGCGCGACGATCGCGCCGACCACGTTCACCGTTTTCCGCAGTCGATAGCGCAGCTCGGAGTCCTCCACGTAGCGCGAGAGGCTCTTCTTGATCAATCGGACGCCCACCAGGATCGCCAGCACGAGCGTGACGGCGCCGGCCAGTTTGCCGGTAATCGGGTGCAGCAGCCAAACCTGTACGATCTCTTCCATACGCAGGCCTCCTTCAGGTTTCGACGTTTCGGAATCGTCTCCGTTTCCGCCGCGGCTCGCGCGGCCGCTCTTCAACCGGAGGCGCATTCTGCCATCAGGCCGCTTGTCCGGCAAGAACGACCGCGTCGTCGGACCGGCCGGAAGCGCCTCGGCCGTCACGCGTGAATCATCGCCGCCGGCCGGCAGTTGACAGCCTCCCCGTTTGTCCCTTAGAAGAAATTTCATTGGGCTCTCCGGCCGATAAGGATTCAGGAGGCACTGGGTGACGGTCCTCCGGCTGGACGCTCCTGGACCGATGTCTTGGCGGCCGGACGATGGACGGCCCGCTCTGAGCGGCTTGTGGCGGACGGCGTTTCTCAAGAATTGGCCGGTAAGGAAACGACCTCCTGGGAGTTTCCCGGATGGGGCACGGCGGAGCGCATCCGGGATCTCGGCAGCGGGCCGGTCTCGATCACCCGGCTCGATACGTCGACTCCCCGCAAGCTGGGCGAATGGAAAGCGACCGGCATCTGCGGCAACGACATCACCTCGAGCTGTCTCTACGTCGCCGCCCTCTGTAGTCTCTACGCCGGCCCCTATGCGCCCCTGTCCCTCCTGGGCGTGGCGGGGGTGCTCTACTTGTTCCGGAAGATCTATGGGGAAGTGGTCACGGCGCTTCCGCTCAACGGCGGCGCCTATAACGTGTTGCTCAACACCACCACCAAGGCCAAGGCCTCGGTGGCGGCCTGCCTGACCTTGCTCTCGTACGTCGCCACGGCGGTGATCAGCTCGAACGAGGCCATGCACTACGCCGGGAACCTGTGGCAGGAGCTGGACGTGTACTGGGCGACGGTCGCCGTGCTGGGGCTGTTCGCCCTGCTCAACGTCGTCGGCATCAACGAGTCGGCCGTGGTGGCGCTCGGGATTTTTACCGCCCATATGACGCCCTCACCGTGCTGGTCGTGACCTCGGGACTGGCCGTGATGAAGGATCCCTCCGGCTTGGTCATGAACTGGCAGACTCCTCCGCCCGGAGGGATGCGGTCGGCCGTTTTCTTCGGCTTCGCGGTCGCGATGCTGGGGATCAGCGTATTCGAAAGCTCGGCCAATTTCGTCGAAGAACAAAAGGACGGCGTATTTCTCAAAACCCTGCGGAACATGTGGTGGGCGGTTGCGATCTTCAATCCGCTGATCAGTTTCTTGGCCTTAGGGTTGATTCCCCTGGACCAGATGGCGGCCCACAAACAGGACCTGTTGGCCGAGATGGGCATGCTGTCCGCCGGTGCATGGTTGCAGCATTGCGTGAGCGCCGACGCGGTCCTCGTGCTGTGCGGCGCCGTGGTGACAAGTTACGTCGGGGTGACCGGACTGGTCCGCCGGATGAGCCTGGATCGTTGCCTCCCACAATTCCTGCTGTTGGAGAATCAGCGGTTCCGGACGAACCGCTGGATCATCGGCCTCTTCTTTTTCCTCTGCTGTTCGATCATTACGCTGACGTCCGGACGGATCGAGACGTTGGCCGGTGTGTACACGCTGTCCTTCCTCGGTGTCATGGCTCTGTTCGCCGTCGGCAATATGCTGCTGAAGACCAAGCGAGCCGAGCTCCCGCGGGCTGTGCGGGCCGGATGGGGCGGGGTCGCCGCGGCGCTGGTCGCGGTCCTTGTCGGCCTGGTGGGCAACGTGCTGTTGAATTCGGCATATCTGCAAGTGTTCAGCCTGTATTTCGTCGTCACCGTGGCCGCCGTCGGACTGATGTTTGAGCGGGTGCGTATTCTGAAAGTTGCGCTGCTCGCATCCAAAGCGATCGCCGAACGGGTTCTGGCGTTCAATCGTCGGCTCACCGACTGGACGGTGCGACGGATCAGCGAGATCAACAGCCAGGCGGCCATCTTCTTTGCCAGCGGCTGCGATATCACGGAGTTGAACGCCGCCGCCCTGTATGTCTTGAACAACGAGCAGACCACGCGGCTGAAGGTCGTCCATTGCTACGAGCGGGAGGAAGAGATCCCGCCGCAGTTGGCCGAGCATCTGAAGACGCTGGATCATATCTATCCGCAGCTCCGCATCGACCTGGTTCTGGTCAAAGGTGAATTTGGTCCAAAGCTGATCGAACGGCTCTCACGGCGACTGGGCGTGCCCAAAAATTACATGTTCATCGGCACGCCCGGCAACGAGTTTCCCCACAAGTTGAGCGAGCTCGGCGGCGTCCGCCTGATCATGTAGAGTGGTGCGTCACCGGCGGCCCGCTGTCCCGCCGCCCGAATGCGGCGGCGGGAGCAAGAC
The DNA window shown above is from Nitrospirota bacterium and carries:
- a CDS encoding outer membrane beta-barrel protein; the encoded protein is MRVVVLLAAGAALTLAIAPAWCLADEPPAQAGDWHYGGLVDLSYAVNFNFPENHLWRSKTTTPRVNELAPNMALGYVQKDATPHSRWGLEFGVQGGYDTDALVPRPVPGRDEPVGGADTFRHLSRANVSYLAPVGNGLTLTAGLFNSFIGYQSIYAKNNFNYTRSYMADNAPYFMFGLGARYPVGERLRLGLYAINGYNYLSHPNDHLSYGVQAAYRLAESLTVTENLYYGPDQSNTDLRFWRFFSDSIVEWRRDRVTLAVSYDIGTEEAAESAGHPRTFWTAAAAFVRWNIAGPWSVAVRPEFYWDRNGRITGSEQFIKAVTATLDHTLRLGAHTALLRLEYRFDESTGPGGGFFKGSEIAPGVIGLTGSQHLAIAALIWAFDS
- a CDS encoding mechanosensitive ion channel domain-containing protein; protein product: MEEIVQVWLLHPITGKLAGAVTLVLAILVGVRLIKKSLSRYVEDSELRYRLRKTVNVVGAIVALIGLTSIFSVRFSQFTVAFGVAGAGVAFALQEVIASVAGWLAVSFGKFYRPGDRIQLGGIKGDVIDVGVLRTTLMECGQWVNADLYNGRIVRVANSFVFKEPVFNYSGDFPFLWDEIMVPIKYGSDYRMARRILERVGEEVVGDYARAAEEAWRQVAFKYMIEHATVKPTVSLIANQNWLEYTLRYVVDYKLRRATKDTLFSRILEEIDQVADRVGIAAATLNIEKLAPLEVKLTGMAAKPAS
- a CDS encoding amino acid permease, with the protein product MAAGRWTARSERLVADGVSQELAGKETTSWEFPGWGTAERIRDLGSGPVSITRLDTSTPRKLGEWKATGICGNDITSSCLYVAALCSLYAGPYAPLSLLGVAGVLYLFRKIYGEVVTALPLNGGAYNVLLNTTTKAKASVAACLTLLSYVATAVISSNEAMHYAGNLWQELDVYWATVAVLGLFALLNVVGINESAVVALGIFTAHMTPSPCWS
- a CDS encoding amino acid permease; this translates as MLVVTSGLAVMKDPSGLVMNWQTPPPGGMRSAVFFGFAVAMLGISVFESSANFVEEQKDGVFLKTLRNMWWAVAIFNPLISFLALGLIPLDQMAAHKQDLLAEMGMLSAGAWLQHCVSADAVLVLCGAVVTSYVGVTGLVRRMSLDRCLPQFLLLENQRFRTNRWIIGLFFFLCCSIITLTSGRIETLAGVYTLSFLGVMALFAVGNMLLKTKRAELPRAVRAGWGGVAAALVAVLVGLVGNVLLNSAYLQVFSLYFVVTVAAVGLMFERVRILKVALLASKAIAERVLAFNRRLTDWTVRRISEINSQAAIFFASGCDITELNAAALYVLNNEQTTRLKVVHCYEREEEIPPQLAEHLKTLDHIYPQLRIDLVLVKGEFGPKLIERLSRRLGVPKNYMFIGTPGNEFPHKLSELGGVRLIM